Proteins from one Triticum aestivum cultivar Chinese Spring chromosome 7A, IWGSC CS RefSeq v2.1, whole genome shotgun sequence genomic window:
- the LOC123148272 gene encoding outer mitochondrial transmembrane helix translocase isoform X1, which produces MRSTDSSSRFVQELVLYAASAALSCLVLFAGLRQLDPNRESSKKALQHKKEIAKRLGRPLISTTPYEDVIACDVINPDEIDVEFESVGGLDEVKQALYELVILPLRRPELFVYGKLLSPQKGVLLYGPPGTGKTMLAKAIAKESGAVFINVRISNLMSKWFGDAQKLVSAVFSLANKLQPAIIFIDEVDSFLGQRRNTDHEALTNMKTEFMSLWDGFTTDQNARVMVLAATNRPSELDEAILRRFTQIFEIGVPSRSERSKILEVILKGENIESNIDYDYIASLCEGFTGSDILELCKQAAFYPIREILNSEKDGTRANSPRPLRQSDLEKALSTSRKGKKAASSAASGLQSPEWIRPSDPEDDQVQSAIFEISKLMSRIVQNSQSEPQEPSSP; this is translated from the exons atgaggtcgACGGACTCCTCGTCGCGGTTCGTGCAGGAGCTGGTGCTGTACGCGGCGAGCGCGGCGCTCAGCTGCCTCGTCCTCTTCGCCGGCCTCCGCCAGCTCGACCCCAACCGCGAGTCCTCCAAGAAGGCGCTCCAGCACAAGAAGGAGATCGCCAAGCGCCTCGGCAGGCCCCTCATCTCCACCACCCCCTACGAG GATGTGATTGCGTGCGACGTCATCAACCCCGACGAGATCGACGTCGAGTTCGAGTCCGTCGGCGGCCTCGACGAGGTCAAGCAGGCGCTCTACGAGCTCGTCATCCTGCCCCTGCGCCGCCCGGAGCTCTTCGTCTACGGCAAGCTCCTCAGCCCTCAGAAGGGGGTGCTCCTCTACGGCCCGCCCGGGACCGGCAAGACCATGCTGGCCAAGGCCATCGCCAAGGAGTCGGGCGCCGTCTTCATCAACGTCAGGATATCCAATCTCATGAGCAAGTGGTTCGGCGACGCCCAGAAGCTCG TGTCTGCCGTGTTTAGTCTCGCCAACAAGCTCCAGCCCGCCATTATCTTCATCGACGAGGTTGATAGTTTCTTGGGACAGCGCCGGAACACAGACCATGAAGCTTTGACTAATATGAAGACAGAGTTCATGTCTCTATGGGACGGTTTCACCACCGATC AGAATGCTCGTGTGATGGTGCTTGCTGCTACAAACAGACCTTCTGAGCTAGATGAGGCCATCCTCAGGCGCTTCACGCAGATATTTGAAATTGGGGTTCCTTCTCGCAGTGAAAGAAGCAAGATACTTGAGGTTATATTGAAGGGAGAAAATATCGAGTCTAACATTGATTACGATTACATTGCCAGTTTATGTGAGGGCTTTACTGGGTCAGACATCCTAGAACTGTGCAAGCAGGCTGCATTCTATCCTATCAGGGAGATTTTGAACAGCGAGAAAGATGGGACAAGAGCCAAT AGTCCAAGACCCTTGAGGCAATCGGACCTGGAGAAAGCTTTGTCAACATCTAGAAAGGGAAAGAAGGCCGCAAGCAGTGCGGCGTCAGGTCTCCAGTCGCCTGAGTGGATCCGGCCGTCGGATCCTGAAGATGACCAGGTACAGAGCGCAATCTTTGAGATATCTAAGCTGATGTCTCGAATAGTTCAGAACAGTCAGTCGGAACCGCAGGAGCCGTCTTCACCTTAA
- the LOC123148272 gene encoding outer mitochondrial transmembrane helix translocase isoform X2: MRSTDSSSRFVQELVLYAASAALSCLVLFAGLRQLDPNRESSKKALQHKKEIAKRLGRPLISTTPYEDVIACDVINPDEIDVEFESVGGLDEVKQALYELVILPLRRPELFVYGKLLSPQKGVLLYGPPGTGKTMLAKAIAKESGAVFINVRISNLMSKWFGDAQKLVSAVFSLANKLQPAIIFIDEVDSFLGQRRNTDHEALTNMKTEFMSLWDGFTTDQNARVMVLAATNRPSELDEAILRRFTQIFEIGVPSRSERSKILEVILKGENIESNIDYDYIASLCEGFTGSDILELCKQAAFYPIREILNSEKDGTRANSPRPLRQSDLEKALSTSRKGKKAASSAASGLQSPEWIRPSDPEDDQISEKPAVE; the protein is encoded by the exons atgaggtcgACGGACTCCTCGTCGCGGTTCGTGCAGGAGCTGGTGCTGTACGCGGCGAGCGCGGCGCTCAGCTGCCTCGTCCTCTTCGCCGGCCTCCGCCAGCTCGACCCCAACCGCGAGTCCTCCAAGAAGGCGCTCCAGCACAAGAAGGAGATCGCCAAGCGCCTCGGCAGGCCCCTCATCTCCACCACCCCCTACGAG GATGTGATTGCGTGCGACGTCATCAACCCCGACGAGATCGACGTCGAGTTCGAGTCCGTCGGCGGCCTCGACGAGGTCAAGCAGGCGCTCTACGAGCTCGTCATCCTGCCCCTGCGCCGCCCGGAGCTCTTCGTCTACGGCAAGCTCCTCAGCCCTCAGAAGGGGGTGCTCCTCTACGGCCCGCCCGGGACCGGCAAGACCATGCTGGCCAAGGCCATCGCCAAGGAGTCGGGCGCCGTCTTCATCAACGTCAGGATATCCAATCTCATGAGCAAGTGGTTCGGCGACGCCCAGAAGCTCG TGTCTGCCGTGTTTAGTCTCGCCAACAAGCTCCAGCCCGCCATTATCTTCATCGACGAGGTTGATAGTTTCTTGGGACAGCGCCGGAACACAGACCATGAAGCTTTGACTAATATGAAGACAGAGTTCATGTCTCTATGGGACGGTTTCACCACCGATC AGAATGCTCGTGTGATGGTGCTTGCTGCTACAAACAGACCTTCTGAGCTAGATGAGGCCATCCTCAGGCGCTTCACGCAGATATTTGAAATTGGGGTTCCTTCTCGCAGTGAAAGAAGCAAGATACTTGAGGTTATATTGAAGGGAGAAAATATCGAGTCTAACATTGATTACGATTACATTGCCAGTTTATGTGAGGGCTTTACTGGGTCAGACATCCTAGAACTGTGCAAGCAGGCTGCATTCTATCCTATCAGGGAGATTTTGAACAGCGAGAAAGATGGGACAAGAGCCAAT AGTCCAAGACCCTTGAGGCAATCGGACCTGGAGAAAGCTTTGTCAACATCTAGAAAGGGAAAGAAGGCCGCAAGCAGTGCGGCGTCAGGTCTCCAGTCGCCTGAGTGGATCCGGCCGTCGGATCCTGAAGATGACCAG ATCTCTGAAAAACCCGCAGTGGAGTAA
- the LOC123148276 gene encoding uncharacterized protein — MIDLIRSGHRLPGPPTGSLALLSYHPWFRHGAQPTARMQTALRRIVYNPGPVASIRTRASTHARITLLSGAAAAVPATRARAYVHMGEEVASTAAAPSSLMAAAAVKGDEERYAMVASRFFRVKPGAGGAAALRPHFLDSCFLCKRSISRDRDIFMYRGDAAFCGEECRQDQMAMDEALNAAARRHRKQAAAEQAAGTARREEAGATAASMMHRRPTIANLGAVARTPVAAS; from the exons ATGATTGATTTGATTCGATCCGGCCATCGACTTCCCGGCCCGCCAACGGGTTCCCTCGCGCTCCTCTCCTACCACCCATGGTTTCGTCACGGAGCACAACCAACGGCACGCATGCAAACGGCCCTCCGTCGTATAGTATATAACCCCGGCCCGGTCGCCTCCATCCGCACCCGAGcgagcacgcacgcacgcatcaCTCTCCTCTCCGGAGCAGCGGCGGCCGTGCCTGCCACGCGCGCGCGAGCGTACGTACACATGGGAGAAGAGGTCGCCTCCACCGCTGCGGCGCCGTCCTCGCTGATGGCCGCGGCGGCCGTCAAGGGGGACGAGGAGCGGTACGCCATGGTGGCGTCGCGGTTCTTCCGAGTGAAGCCCGGCGCCGGCGGCGCCGCTGCCCTCCGCCCCCACTTCCTCGACTCCTGCTTCCTCTGCAAGAGGAGCATCTCCCGCGACCGCGACATCTTCATGTACAG GGGTGACGCGGCGTTCTGCGGCGAGGAGTGCAGGCAGGACCAGATGGCCATGGACGAGGCGCTCAACGCGGCGGCGCGCCGGCACCGCAAGCAGGCCGCGGCCGAGCAGGCCGCCGGCACCGCGCGCCGCGAGGaggcgggcgcgacggcggcgTCGATGATGCACCGCCGGCCGACCATCGCCAACCTCGGCGCGGTGGCGCGCACCCCCGTGGCCGCCAGCTAG
- the LOC123148277 gene encoding uncharacterized protein, which produces MQAKKLTLLQTVAAAGVFSAVSFWYGFMFGRESARRELGGIIDDLRSGSTATSAAPSPDSHAHPKP; this is translated from the exons ATGCAGGCCAAGAAGCTGACGCTCCTGCAGACGGTGGCTGCCGCCGGAGTCTTCTCAGCCGTCTCCTTCTG GTACGGCTTCATGTTTGGGAGGGAGTCTGCGCGGCGCGAGCTTGGCGGCATCATCGACGACCTTCGCAGCGGCTCCACGGCCACCTCTGCCGCGCCCTCCCCCGACTCCCACGCTCACCCCAAACCATAG